A portion of the Acidisoma sp. PAMC 29798 genome contains these proteins:
- a CDS encoding SDR family NAD(P)-dependent oxidoreductase: protein MASFPYRTALIIGAGAGISASLARALTDAGLGVGLAARGVDKLAPLAAETGALTFAADAADPASVAALFAAADAQLGTPDLVIYNAGARAPGPIADLDPETVRQSLAVTAFGGFLAVQQAARRMIPHRHGAILLTGATASTKGFALSSAFAMGKFALRGLAQSAARELGPQGIHVAHFIIDGGVRSAARPDPEGRPDSMLSPDSVAQTYLDVLRQPRDAWSMEVELRPWVEKF, encoded by the coding sequence ATGGCGAGCTTCCCCTATCGCACCGCACTGATCATTGGCGCGGGCGCCGGCATCAGCGCCTCTCTGGCGCGCGCTCTCACCGACGCCGGCCTCGGCGTCGGGCTCGCGGCCCGAGGCGTCGATAAACTGGCGCCGCTGGCGGCCGAGACGGGTGCCCTGACCTTCGCCGCTGACGCAGCCGACCCCGCCTCGGTCGCAGCGCTATTCGCGGCAGCGGATGCCCAACTCGGCACGCCCGATCTCGTCATTTACAACGCCGGCGCGCGCGCGCCTGGCCCGATCGCTGATCTCGACCCCGAAACGGTCCGCCAGTCGCTCGCCGTGACCGCCTTCGGCGGGTTCCTGGCCGTGCAGCAAGCCGCGCGCCGCATGATCCCGCACCGGCATGGCGCCATCCTGCTGACAGGCGCGACCGCCAGCACCAAGGGATTTGCACTCTCCTCCGCTTTCGCCATGGGTAAGTTCGCCTTGCGCGGGCTGGCGCAGAGCGCGGCCCGCGAACTCGGCCCGCAAGGTATTCACGTCGCCCATTTCATCATCGACGGCGGAGTGCGGAGCGCCGCGCGGCCTGATCCTGAGGGACGGCCAGACAGCATGCTGTCTCCGGATAGCGTGGCCCAGACCTATCTCGATGTGCTGCGCCAGCCGCGCGACGCCTGGTCGATGGAAGTGGAACTGCGGCCCTGGGTGGAGAAGTTCTGA
- a CDS encoding XdhC family protein — protein MTPEIRAALLQAETDKRPLVLATRLPDGAQHILPSPDADAALNQVAARALETDRNETVEIGGTQWFLHVHNLPLRLFIIGAVHIAQAVVRLAEPLGIATIVIDPRPALATEERFPGIAMMQDWPDEALDLVALDARSAVIALTHDPKLDDPALDRALRSPAFYIGALGSRKSHATRLGRLAELGHAPDSLARIKGPVGLPISAVTAPEIALSILAELVSVRRGSTLTWVR, from the coding sequence ATGACGCCGGAGATCAGGGCGGCCTTGCTTCAGGCCGAAACCGACAAGCGGCCCTTGGTGCTGGCGACCCGCCTGCCAGATGGCGCGCAGCATATTCTGCCCTCGCCGGACGCGGATGCCGCTCTCAATCAAGTCGCGGCACGGGCGCTCGAAACCGACCGCAACGAGACGGTCGAGATTGGTGGCACGCAGTGGTTCCTGCATGTCCATAACCTACCGCTGCGGCTTTTCATCATCGGCGCGGTCCATATCGCCCAGGCGGTGGTGCGTCTGGCCGAGCCTCTGGGCATCGCCACCATCGTCATCGACCCACGCCCGGCGCTCGCGACGGAGGAGCGCTTTCCGGGTATTGCCATGATGCAGGATTGGCCGGACGAGGCGTTGGACCTGGTGGCGCTGGACGCCCGAAGCGCGGTCATCGCGCTCACGCATGATCCGAAGCTCGATGATCCTGCGCTGGATCGCGCCTTGCGGTCGCCGGCCTTCTATATCGGCGCCCTGGGCTCGCGGAAGTCGCACGCGACCCGGCTGGGCCGGCTGGCCGAACTCGGCCACGCGCCGGATAGCCTGGCGCGCATCAAAGGGCCCGTGGGCCTGCCGATTTCCGCCGTCACCGCGCCGGAGATCGCGCTGTCGATCCTCGCCGAACTCGTCTCCGTCCGGCGGGGCTCGACGCTGACCTGGGTGCGTTAG
- a CDS encoding XdhC family protein — protein MSGGLEDILSQVSAWRDQGERVALATVIATWGSSPRPVGSQMAVAESGRIIGSVSGGCVESAVAEAGLATLTNHRPQVLDYGVSNEKAWEIGLACGGRLTVFVEEVE, from the coding sequence ATGAGCGGTGGATTGGAAGATATTCTCAGCCAGGTCAGCGCCTGGCGCGATCAGGGGGAGCGTGTGGCCCTGGCCACTGTCATCGCCACCTGGGGCAGTTCGCCCCGGCCCGTCGGCAGCCAGATGGCGGTGGCCGAAAGTGGCCGGATCATCGGCTCCGTCAGCGGTGGCTGTGTCGAAAGCGCGGTGGCCGAAGCAGGTCTCGCCACACTGACCAACCATCGCCCGCAAGTGCTGGACTACGGCGTGTCGAACGAGAAAGCCTGGGAAATCGGTCTCGCCTGCGGCGGTCGATTGACGGTCTTCGTGGAAGAGGTGGAATGA
- a CDS encoding XdhC family protein: protein MTVLADMADVIAAMKRRHEPYALATVVRTVSATAVKAGAKAVILADGTVGAGWIGGGCARGAVLRAAKDALADGQPRLVSVQPEEQLRESQVEAGETRNGVQFARNFCASKGTMDVFVEPVLPLPRLRICGASPVAMALATLAPLMGFEVAIEAPATDHAAFAAAEALADGYTGARATTDEFIVVATQGRGDSEALKAAFATGARYTAFVGSARKVAVLKAALQAEGCAAPWLDALHAPAGLDLGAVTAEEIALSILAEIVRERRRPTQRAASHLAPTDARPK from the coding sequence ATGACGGTCCTGGCCGACATGGCGGATGTCATTGCCGCGATGAAGCGGCGTCACGAACCCTATGCCCTCGCGACCGTGGTCCGAACGGTCTCGGCCACCGCCGTCAAGGCCGGCGCCAAGGCGGTGATCCTGGCGGATGGCACAGTCGGTGCGGGTTGGATCGGCGGCGGCTGCGCGCGTGGCGCGGTGCTGCGTGCCGCCAAGGACGCCCTGGCCGATGGCCAGCCGCGCCTCGTCTCCGTCCAGCCGGAGGAGCAGCTGCGCGAAAGCCAGGTCGAAGCCGGTGAGACGCGAAACGGCGTGCAGTTCGCGCGCAACTTCTGCGCCAGCAAGGGCACCATGGACGTCTTCGTGGAACCGGTGTTGCCGTTGCCGCGCCTGCGGATCTGCGGCGCCTCCCCGGTTGCGATGGCGCTCGCCACCCTGGCGCCGCTGATGGGATTTGAGGTGGCGATCGAAGCACCGGCGACGGATCACGCGGCCTTTGCCGCCGCAGAGGCGCTGGCGGATGGCTATACAGGCGCGCGGGCGACCACCGATGAGTTCATCGTCGTCGCGACCCAGGGCCGTGGCGATTCTGAGGCTTTGAAGGCCGCCTTCGCGACTGGCGCGCGCTACACCGCCTTCGTCGGCTCCGCGCGCAAGGTCGCGGTGCTGAAGGCGGCGCTCCAGGCGGAAGGCTGCGCGGCCCCGTGGCTTGATGCGCTGCATGCGCCGGCGGGGCTCGATCTCGGTGCGGTCACGGCTGAGGAGATCGCGCTGTCGATCCTGGCGGAGATCGTGAGGGAACGTCGGCGCCCGACGCAGCGGGCCGCAAGCCATTTGGCCCCGACCGATGCCCGCCCTAAATAA
- a CDS encoding nucleotidyltransferase family protein, producing the protein MTPIVSAVVLAAGLSSRMEGRHKLLLDVGGEPMVRRVVRAVLGIPPAEVVVVTGYRAGDVVTALEGLPVRFVHNEAYAEGQPGSVITGIRALTEFCQAVMVVLGDQPLLTPAHLRALRDAYTTAEAGKSIFVPFSGGARGNPVMFAAHHIPEIANGGLNVGCRRLIDSHPDLVAKIELGDEAFIRDCDTPDEYAALQARALADRP; encoded by the coding sequence GTGACACCGATCGTTTCCGCCGTGGTCCTCGCCGCCGGCCTCTCCTCGCGCATGGAGGGGCGGCACAAGCTGCTGCTCGATGTCGGTGGGGAACCGATGGTGCGGCGCGTGGTGCGCGCGGTGCTCGGCATTCCACCGGCGGAGGTCGTCGTCGTCACAGGCTATCGGGCGGGGGATGTGGTCACGGCGCTGGAGGGATTGCCGGTGCGCTTCGTCCATAACGAGGCCTATGCCGAGGGCCAGCCGGGATCGGTGATCACCGGTATCCGCGCCCTGACCGAATTCTGCCAGGCCGTTATGGTCGTGCTCGGCGACCAGCCCTTGCTGACGCCGGCCCATCTTCGCGCTCTGCGCGACGCCTACACGACGGCGGAGGCGGGAAAGTCGATCTTCGTGCCCTTCAGCGGCGGGGCACGCGGCAACCCGGTGATGTTCGCAGCCCACCACATTCCTGAAATTGCCAACGGCGGCCTGAATGTCGGCTGCCGCAGACTGATCGACAGCCATCCCGATCTCGTCGCGAAAATCGAGCTGGGCGATGAGGCGTTTATCAGGGACTGCGACACGCCGGACGAGTACGCGGCGCTGCAAGCCCGCGCGCTGGCGGATCGCCCATGA
- a CDS encoding vWA domain-containing protein has translation MALTVTEAGTAATIRMAGFVATLRSNGFVIGIRENEDAVALATVTGIMDEQPLRWGWRSLLCARADDWARFDDLFDSYWMPPNRKALVESRAGGAGQVAFSDEAGSQAGRAGPVLQRDEAEDDTGLPGDDTARDGASAARSIADADFRSLNDKLQTYAIETAIRSFASRIKRLRTRREQSRARGSRIDLRRTLRLSVASGGSPNDLRFRVPRRVRPRLVLLLDVSRSMSLVSFFYLRVARALALELGDVHVFLYHTQLTHVSDALRDPDPWRAQERLQLLSAGWAGGTRIGECLAAFNRQHGRLVNSRTVVIIASDGYDTGPAGVLGAEMAALSRRAHRIAWFNPAKADPRYEPLARGIREALPHVDLFAAANSLKTLEAALGSLLEVL, from the coding sequence ATGGCCCTCACTGTGACGGAGGCCGGAACCGCCGCCACCATTCGCATGGCGGGCTTCGTGGCGACCTTGCGAAGCAATGGCTTCGTCATCGGCATCCGGGAGAATGAGGACGCGGTGGCGCTCGCGACCGTCACTGGCATCATGGATGAGCAACCGCTGCGCTGGGGTTGGCGCAGCCTGCTCTGTGCCCGCGCCGATGATTGGGCGCGGTTCGACGACCTGTTCGACAGCTACTGGATGCCGCCCAATCGCAAGGCGCTGGTCGAAAGCCGCGCCGGCGGGGCCGGACAGGTGGCCTTCTCGGATGAAGCCGGCAGCCAGGCCGGCCGCGCCGGGCCTGTGTTACAGCGAGACGAGGCGGAGGATGACACCGGCCTGCCCGGTGACGACACGGCGCGCGATGGCGCCAGTGCCGCCCGCAGCATCGCGGATGCCGATTTCCGATCGCTGAACGACAAGCTGCAAACCTATGCGATCGAAACCGCCATTCGCAGCTTCGCCAGCCGGATCAAGCGCTTGCGCACACGGCGGGAGCAAAGCCGCGCGCGGGGCAGCCGCATCGACCTGAGGCGCACCTTGCGACTGAGCGTCGCGAGCGGCGGGTCGCCCAACGATTTACGGTTCCGGGTGCCGCGCCGCGTCCGGCCACGCCTGGTTCTGCTGCTCGATGTCAGCCGGTCGATGTCCCTGGTCAGCTTTTTCTACCTGCGCGTCGCGCGGGCGCTGGCCCTGGAACTCGGCGATGTCCACGTCTTCCTGTACCACACCCAACTCACCCATGTGTCGGATGCGCTCCGCGATCCCGACCCATGGCGGGCGCAGGAACGCCTGCAACTGCTGTCGGCCGGATGGGCCGGCGGCACGCGTATCGGCGAATGCCTGGCCGCCTTCAACCGGCAGCATGGCCGGCTGGTCAATTCGCGTACCGTCGTCATCATCGCGAGTGACGGCTACGATACCGGACCGGCCGGTGTGCTCGGCGCCGAAATGGCGGCCCTGTCGCGGCGCGCGCATCGCATCGCCTGGTTCAATCCGGCCAAGGCCGATCCGCGCTATGAGCCTTTGGCGCGCGGTATCCGGGAAGCCCTGCCCCATGTCGATCTCTTCGCAGCAGCCAATTCGTTGAAGACTCTGGAGGCAGCGCTCGGGTCGTTGTTGGAGGTGCTGTGA
- a CDS encoding AAA family ATPase: MTAETRMAAIAAMQTSLEASGYITERDLAATLLLMADLGRPLLVEGDPGVGKTEIAKALARARGTPLIRLQCFEGLDVHHALYEWNYQRQLLAIRVAETAGASRVEEDALFSEKYLLKRPLLEALTQAVPPVLLIDEVDRADEAFEAFLLEVLSDYQVSIPEMGTIRATSIPLVVLTSNATRELSDALRRRCLYHYLSYPSFAKELAIVQLRLPGIADRLGRQIVEFAQALRQQGLKKQPGVAETLDWAAAILGLGISSLDEAGPDRIRETLSALLKTHEDVRAIEPVVLDRLLALAS, from the coding sequence ATGACAGCCGAGACCCGGATGGCCGCCATCGCGGCCATGCAAACCAGCCTCGAAGCCTCAGGCTATATCACCGAGCGGGACCTGGCAGCGACACTGCTGCTGATGGCCGATCTTGGGCGCCCTTTGCTGGTTGAGGGCGACCCCGGCGTCGGCAAGACGGAAATTGCTAAGGCATTGGCACGGGCGCGCGGCACGCCGCTCATCCGTCTGCAATGCTTCGAGGGGCTGGACGTTCACCACGCCCTTTATGAATGGAACTACCAGCGCCAGCTTCTTGCCATTCGCGTGGCCGAAACGGCGGGTGCAAGCCGGGTGGAGGAGGACGCACTGTTCTCGGAAAAATACCTGCTCAAGCGCCCGCTGCTGGAGGCTTTGACGCAGGCTGTGCCGCCCGTTCTGCTCATCGACGAAGTCGATCGCGCCGATGAGGCCTTCGAAGCCTTTCTGTTGGAAGTGCTGTCCGACTACCAGGTCAGCATTCCCGAAATGGGCACGATCCGCGCGACCAGCATTCCGCTGGTCGTCTTGACGTCCAACGCCACGCGCGAATTGTCGGACGCGCTGCGCCGCCGCTGCCTCTATCATTATCTCAGCTATCCGAGCTTCGCGAAGGAGCTGGCGATCGTGCAATTGCGGCTTCCCGGCATCGCCGATCGGCTCGGTCGGCAAATCGTGGAATTCGCCCAGGCTCTGCGCCAACAAGGCCTCAAGAAGCAGCCCGGCGTGGCGGAAACGCTGGACTGGGCGGCCGCCATCCTCGGCCTCGGCATCTCCAGCCTCGACGAAGCGGGGCCGGACCGCATCCGCGAAACCCTGTCGGCGCTCCTCAAGACGCATGAGGATGTCCGCGCCATAGAGCCCGTGGTGCTGGACCGCCTACTGGCCTTGGCAAGCTAG
- a CDS encoding CoxG family protein yields MKITIDKSLDLPLTPDLAWEMLKDMEGIAACLPGAKITERVDETHYKGTVTVKLGPATVSFKGNIEVASADPVERRMHIIGTGSDTGGTSGASLDLHAWVQALPDGGSSLSGKSEVSVTGKVAAFGARLMNSVSEVLLGKFFTNLGAHAAAIQAAQPVAAMSTTTSAAAPTPVVAVQAPAPAADIKLNALSLVWAVIKDFVGGLFRRTKAT; encoded by the coding sequence ATGAAAATCACCATCGACAAAAGCCTCGACCTGCCGCTGACCCCGGATCTCGCCTGGGAAATGCTGAAGGACATGGAAGGCATTGCCGCCTGCCTGCCGGGCGCGAAGATCACTGAGCGGGTGGACGAGACCCATTACAAGGGCACCGTCACCGTCAAGCTCGGGCCGGCGACGGTCAGCTTTAAAGGCAATATCGAAGTGGCCTCGGCCGATCCGGTCGAGCGCCGCATGCATATCATCGGCACCGGCTCGGATACCGGCGGCACCTCGGGCGCGTCGCTCGATCTGCATGCCTGGGTGCAGGCCCTGCCAGATGGCGGATCGAGCCTGAGCGGCAAGTCCGAGGTTTCGGTCACGGGCAAGGTCGCGGCCTTCGGCGCGCGGCTGATGAACAGCGTGTCGGAAGTGCTGCTCGGGAAATTCTTCACCAATCTCGGTGCACATGCCGCCGCCATCCAGGCGGCACAGCCGGTCGCCGCGATGAGCACCACCACGAGCGCTGCAGCTCCGACCCCGGTTGTCGCCGTGCAGGCGCCGGCGCCGGCCGCCGACATCAAGCTCAATGCGCTGTCCCTGGTCTGGGCGGTGATCAAGGATTTTGTCGGCGGCCTGTTTCGTCGCACAAAGGCGACATGA
- a CDS encoding aerobic carbon-monoxide dehydrogenase large subunit, with protein MNEITPDLSRLERLEGIGCSRKRREDPRFIQGRGTYVDDIHLPGMLFGVMVRSPYAHARIISIDTSKAKAHPGVHAVLTAEDLKPLKLHWMPTLAGDVQAVLADGKVVFQNQEVAFVVADDRYVAADAAELVEVEYEELPAIVDPHKAMDADATVIREDLAGKDVGAHGARRHANHIFNWQIGDKDRTDRAFENAAVTVKQDMLYPRVHPCPLETCGCVASYDAIRGDLTVWITSQAPHVVRTVVGLLSSIPESKIRIVSPDIGGGFGNKVGVYPGYVTAIVASIVLGRPVKWIESRNENLTTTAFARDYWMTGELAADTDGRIKAMRVNVLADHGAFDACADPTKWPAGMFHVCTGSYDIPNAHVSVDGVYTNKFPGGVSYRCSFRVTEAVYIIERMIDVLAQKLGIDKAEIRLRNFITKDKFPYHSALGLDYDSGDYEPALRKVMKAVDYDGLRAEQAAKRADPNCPTLMGIGITTFTEIVGAGPSKSCDILGIGMFDSCEIRVHPDGSAIARMGTISQGQGHQTTYAQIIASEAGIAASLINVEEGDTSTAPYGLGTYGSRSTPVAGAAIARASHKIREKARKIAAHLLEVSPDDMEFDLDQFRVKGDPARAKTMKEIAWAAYNNVPEGMEMGLEAVDYYDPPNFTFPFGAYLTVLDIQKRTGEIKVRRFYALDDCGTRINPMIIEGQIHGGLTEGFAVAFGQELPYDEQGNVLGGTLMDYFLPTTMETPHWETDFTVTPSPHHPIGAKGVAESPHVGSIPCFSNAVVDAFAHLGVTHTGMPHNSYRTWQQLRALNIAG; from the coding sequence ATGAACGAAATCACGCCCGACCTCAGCCGCCTCGAGCGGCTCGAAGGCATCGGTTGCTCGCGCAAGCGGCGCGAAGACCCGCGTTTCATTCAGGGCCGTGGCACATATGTGGATGATATCCACCTGCCCGGCATGCTGTTCGGCGTCATGGTGCGCAGCCCCTATGCCCATGCGCGCATCATCTCAATCGATACCTCGAAGGCCAAGGCCCATCCCGGCGTGCATGCGGTGTTGACGGCCGAAGATCTGAAGCCGCTGAAACTGCATTGGATGCCGACGCTCGCCGGCGACGTGCAGGCGGTTCTGGCGGACGGCAAGGTCGTTTTCCAGAACCAGGAAGTGGCCTTTGTCGTCGCGGATGACCGCTATGTCGCGGCAGATGCGGCCGAACTGGTCGAAGTGGAATACGAAGAATTGCCGGCCATCGTCGATCCGCATAAGGCGATGGACGCCGATGCGACGGTGATCCGCGAGGATCTCGCGGGCAAGGATGTCGGCGCCCATGGTGCGCGGCGCCACGCCAACCACATCTTCAACTGGCAGATCGGCGACAAGGACCGCACCGACCGCGCCTTCGAGAACGCGGCCGTGACGGTGAAGCAGGATATGCTCTATCCGCGCGTGCATCCCTGCCCGCTGGAAACCTGCGGCTGCGTTGCGAGTTACGATGCCATCCGGGGCGATCTCACGGTATGGATCACCTCCCAGGCGCCGCATGTGGTGCGCACCGTTGTGGGGCTGCTCTCCTCCATTCCAGAATCGAAGATCCGCATCGTCTCTCCCGATATCGGTGGTGGGTTCGGCAATAAGGTCGGCGTCTATCCAGGCTATGTCACCGCCATTGTCGCCTCCATCGTGCTCGGGCGTCCCGTGAAGTGGATCGAATCGCGCAACGAGAATCTGACGACCACGGCCTTCGCACGCGACTATTGGATGACCGGCGAATTGGCCGCCGACACGGACGGGCGGATCAAAGCGATGCGCGTCAATGTTCTGGCCGATCACGGGGCCTTCGATGCCTGCGCCGATCCCACCAAATGGCCGGCGGGCATGTTCCATGTCTGCACGGGATCCTATGACATCCCGAACGCCCATGTCTCCGTCGATGGCGTCTATACCAACAAGTTTCCCGGCGGCGTCTCCTACCGCTGTTCCTTCCGGGTCACTGAGGCGGTCTATATCATCGAGCGTATGATCGATGTCCTGGCGCAGAAACTCGGCATCGACAAAGCCGAGATCAGGCTGCGGAACTTCATCACCAAAGACAAGTTCCCGTATCATTCGGCGCTCGGTCTCGACTACGATTCCGGCGATTACGAGCCCGCCCTGCGCAAGGTGATGAAGGCCGTCGATTATGACGGGCTGCGTGCCGAACAGGCGGCCAAGCGCGCCGACCCCAATTGCCCGACGCTCATGGGCATCGGCATCACCACCTTTACCGAGATTGTCGGCGCCGGCCCGTCCAAAAGCTGCGACATCCTGGGCATCGGCATGTTCGACAGTTGTGAAATCCGCGTCCATCCCGATGGCTCGGCCATCGCGCGCATGGGCACCATCAGCCAAGGCCAAGGCCACCAGACCACCTATGCCCAGATCATTGCCAGCGAGGCCGGCATCGCGGCGTCGCTGATCAATGTCGAGGAAGGGGATACGTCAACCGCGCCCTATGGTCTCGGTACCTACGGTTCGCGATCGACACCGGTCGCAGGGGCGGCCATTGCCCGCGCTTCCCACAAGATCCGCGAGAAGGCGCGCAAGATCGCGGCGCATCTGCTGGAAGTCTCGCCCGACGATATGGAATTCGACCTCGACCAGTTTCGCGTCAAGGGCGATCCGGCGCGTGCGAAGACCATGAAGGAAATCGCCTGGGCCGCGTATAACAACGTGCCCGAAGGCATGGAGATGGGTCTGGAGGCGGTCGATTATTACGATCCGCCGAACTTCACCTTCCCCTTCGGCGCCTATCTCACGGTGCTCGACATCCAGAAGCGCACCGGCGAAATCAAGGTCCGTCGCTTCTACGCCCTGGATGATTGTGGGACGCGCATCAACCCGATGATCATCGAAGGCCAGATCCATGGCGGGCTTACGGAAGGTTTCGCCGTCGCCTTCGGGCAGGAGCTGCCCTATGACGAGCAAGGCAATGTGCTCGGCGGCACCTTGATGGATTACTTCCTGCCGACCACCATGGAAACGCCGCATTGGGAGACGGATTTCACCGTCACCCCGTCGCCGCATCACCCGATCGGCGCCAAGGGCGTGGCCGAGTCACCGCATGTCGGCTCCATCCCCTGCTTCAGCAATGCGGTGGTTGATGCCTTCGCGCATCTCGGCGTCACCCATACCGGCATGCCGCACAACTCCTACCGCACCTGGCAGCAGCTGCGGGCCCTGAACATCGCAGGCTGA
- a CDS encoding (2Fe-2S)-binding protein, protein MAKKTAVSFTLNGSTVDVLVEPRELLIHTLRDKLAHTGPHIGCETTHCGACTVDLDGQSVKSCTILTVQCEETQVLTIEGFAKGGQLHALQEGFMQEHGLQCGFCTPGMITRAYRLLQEIPDPTEEEIRYWMAGNLCRCTGYQNIIKAIQYAARKLRGEVVETSHPLMAEVSL, encoded by the coding sequence ATGGCCAAGAAGACCGCCGTCAGCTTCACGCTCAACGGGTCCACCGTCGATGTTCTGGTCGAGCCGCGCGAGCTGCTGATCCATACCTTGCGCGACAAGCTCGCCCATACCGGCCCGCATATCGGCTGCGAAACCACGCATTGCGGCGCCTGCACCGTCGATCTTGACGGCCAGTCCGTCAAATCCTGCACCATCCTGACCGTGCAGTGCGAAGAGACCCAGGTTTTGACGATCGAGGGCTTCGCCAAGGGCGGACAGCTGCATGCCTTGCAGGAGGGCTTCATGCAGGAGCACGGCCTACAATGCGGCTTCTGTACGCCTGGCATGATCACCCGCGCCTATCGCCTGCTGCAGGAAATCCCCGATCCGACGGAGGAGGAAATCCGCTACTGGATGGCGGGCAATCTCTGTCGCTGCACCGGCTACCAGAACATCATCAAGGCGATCCAATACGCCGCCCGCAAGCTGCGCGGCGAAGTGGTTGAGACGTCACATCCCCTGATGGCCGAGGTTTCCCTCTGA
- a CDS encoding FAD binding domain-containing protein: MIPRPFAYHAPDTLQAVIALLSEHGDQAKLLAGGHSLLPMMKLRFAAPDHLIDLRRVKELCGIVMSGDEIHIGAMTTEHDIVASALLAEHLPLLVETARQIADPQVRYKGTIGGDVSHGDPGNDHPAVMLALGASFVLVGPNGERIVPAADFFLGTYATAMEPDEVMTQIRIRKAAAGSGASYAKLKRKTGDYATAAAAVVLRLEGGVCAEVSIALTNVAPAAMRADAAEASLMGKTVDDAAIAEAGRHAMEACEPAADLRGDEEYKRAMAGQMVERALRAALLRCAA, translated from the coding sequence ATGATCCCGCGTCCGTTCGCCTATCACGCGCCTGATACACTTCAGGCCGTCATTGCCCTTTTGAGTGAGCATGGCGACCAGGCCAAGCTTCTGGCCGGTGGTCACAGTCTTCTGCCAATGATGAAGCTGCGCTTCGCGGCGCCCGATCATCTGATTGATCTGCGCCGCGTCAAAGAGCTGTGCGGAATCGTCATGAGCGGCGATGAAATCCACATCGGCGCGATGACGACGGAGCACGACATCGTCGCCTCCGCCCTGCTCGCCGAGCATCTGCCCCTGCTGGTTGAAACGGCGCGGCAGATCGCCGACCCTCAGGTGCGTTACAAGGGCACCATCGGCGGTGACGTGTCGCATGGCGACCCCGGAAACGATCATCCCGCCGTCATGCTGGCCTTGGGGGCGAGTTTCGTCCTGGTCGGCCCGAACGGGGAACGTATCGTGCCTGCCGCTGATTTCTTCCTCGGCACCTATGCGACGGCGATGGAGCCGGACGAGGTGATGACGCAGATTCGCATTCGCAAGGCAGCGGCCGGAAGCGGCGCCTCCTATGCGAAGCTCAAACGCAAGACCGGTGATTACGCGACCGCCGCCGCCGCCGTTGTGCTGCGCCTGGAAGGCGGTGTCTGCGCTGAGGTGTCGATCGCCCTCACCAATGTGGCGCCGGCCGCGATGCGGGCCGATGCGGCCGAGGCGTCGCTCATGGGCAAGACCGTCGATGATGCGGCCATTGCCGAAGCCGGGCGCCATGCGATGGAAGCCTGCGAGCCGGCCGCCGATCTGCGCGGCGACGAAGAGTACAAGCGCGCCATGGCGGGCCAGATGGTCGAGCGCGCGCTGCGTGCGGCGCTGCTGCGCTGCGCCGCCTGA
- a CDS encoding LytTR family DNA-binding domain-containing protein: MKRVLDKTPPEPSFQHKLEQFNPGIVWLDAERRVTAMNDVAIQVLRPAAEPGLGVPLDDMFGVDVLMLHPQKSREKIAFLLGTGGYGVAAHGDRSPPPQAMMINIPDRMLMIKVSQMVAADGTVGTCMIFYDLTDVTTAPRAAGYSGDTTGVEPARLLSRIPVYRHNRIMLVDVKEIGRLEGDGHYTTIVGTGDRYLSNLSLSVLESRLDPQRFMRVHRSHIVNLDYVSEIIREDDGFLVALQEPLGPPVPVSKQKLAALKERFGLV; this comes from the coding sequence GTGAAGCGCGTGCTGGATAAAACGCCGCCGGAACCAAGCTTTCAGCACAAGCTGGAACAATTTAACCCAGGTATTGTCTGGCTGGATGCCGAACGCCGAGTGACGGCGATGAACGATGTCGCGATCCAGGTGCTGCGGCCAGCGGCGGAGCCCGGACTGGGCGTACCGCTCGATGACATGTTCGGCGTCGATGTGCTGATGCTGCATCCGCAAAAAAGTCGCGAGAAGATTGCCTTCCTGTTGGGCACAGGCGGCTATGGCGTTGCGGCCCATGGCGACAGATCGCCGCCGCCGCAGGCGATGATGATCAACATCCCAGACAGAATGCTGATGATCAAGGTGTCGCAGATGGTGGCGGCGGACGGCACTGTCGGCACCTGCATGATCTTCTATGATTTGACGGATGTGACGACAGCGCCTCGCGCGGCTGGATATAGCGGCGACACAACGGGTGTCGAGCCGGCGCGCTTGCTGTCACGCATTCCGGTGTATCGACACAATAGAATCATGCTCGTGGACGTCAAAGAGATCGGCCGTTTGGAAGGCGACGGGCATTACACCACCATCGTCGGCACGGGAGATCGTTACCTCTCCAATCTGTCGCTGTCCGTTCTGGAAAGCCGGCTCGATCCGCAGCGTTTCATGCGCGTGCATCGCAGCCACATTGTCAATCTCGATTACGTCTCGGAAATCATCCGCGAGGATGATGGCTTCCTCGTCGCCTTGCAGGAGCCGCTGGGGCCGCCGGTGCCGGTCAGCAAGCAAAAGCTCGCAGCCCTGAAGGAGCGGTTCGGGCTGGTTTAG